The following nucleotide sequence is from Chromobacterium rhizoryzae.
ACTCGGAACGCATCGCCGGCGGCCTGATGCTGGCGCACAGCGCCTTCAGCCCGCAGCAGGCGGAACAATGGCAGGCCCAGCTGCAGCAAATGCTCAAGGACGGCGCCCTGCGCAAGATCTTCGGCAAATACCTGAGCGCGGACAGCGTGGCCCAGTTGCAGCTGCAACCCTGATCCTTGTTCCAGCTTGCGCCGCCGCCGTCCGCTGCGGGACACTGAGCGGGTTTCGACTCAACGGACCCCGCGATGAAACTCTCCCGCCTCAGCCTGCTGTTGGCCATGCTGGCCAGCCCCCTGCTGCACGCCGCCCCGGCGCCGCAGACCCAGACGCTGGTCATGCTGCGCCACGGTGAAAAACCCGAGGGCGGCTACGGCCAGCTCAATTGCAAGGGCTTCAACCGCTCTTTGGAACTGGCCAAGCTGCTGCCCAAAAAATACGGACGGGCCGACCAGATCTTCGCGCCCTCCACCGCCAGCCAGACCCGGGACCCCGCCGGCACCTTCAACTACATCCGCCCGCTGGCCACCATCGAGCCCACCGCCATCTCCCTGGGCCTGCCGGTGAACAGCAACTTCGACATGGAGGCCATCGACGCGCTGCAACAGCAACTGGTCAACCCGCTGCAGCACGGCAAAACCGTCTACATCGCCTGGGAGCACAAGCTGCTGCGCGAACTCGCCGTCAGCCTGATGCAGGATTACGGCGACAAGGGCTCGGCAGACAAGGTGCCCAAATGGGACAAGAACGACTTCGACAGCCTCTACGTCGTCACCCTCGACTACAGCCACACGCCGCCCAAGGCCAGTTTCCGCCACGAGCAGCAGGGGCTGGACAAGCTGTTGGACAGCTGCAAGCTGCCCTGAGAGGCTGTTTACGATCTGCTGCGCGTCGGCGGGCTAACCCGACAAAGGCATTGAGCAGATTCTCCGCTCGCGCCAGACGCAAAACAGCCGGCCCATCAAGGGCCGGCTGTCTTCGTTTGCGGCAGGAGAATTACAGCGCCAGTTTGGCGATGGCGTCCTTGGCCGCGTGGATGGCGGTGGCGCGCTTGTCTTCGCCCATATTCACCGCTTCGGCGCGGACAAAAGCCACGTCGTTCACGCCCAGGAAGCCCATCACCGTCTTCAGGTAGTCTTCCTGGAAGTCCATCAGCTGGCCCTGCTCGGTGCTGTAAACGCCGCCGCGCGAGGACACCACGATCACCTTCTTGCCGCCGGCCAGGCCCACCGGGCCGTTCTCGGTGTATTTGAACGTGCGGCCGGAGGCGGCCACGCGGTCCACCCAGGCTTTCAATTGCGACGGGATGGAGAAGTTGTACATCGGCGCGCCGATCACCACCACGTCCGCGGCCAGGAATTCTTCGATCAGCTCATTGCTCAGCGCGGCTTCGCTGCGCTGGGTGGCGGTCCAGTCCGCCTCGGCGGTGAAATTGGCGCCGATGATTTCGCCGGACAGGTGGGCGATGGGCTGGCCGGCCAGATCGCGGTAAGCGGTTTCCACATTGGCGTGACGCTGGCGCAGGGTGTCGGCGACAACGGCGGTCAGTTGGCGGGAAACCGAGTTGGCGGCGAGGATGCTGGAGTCGAGATGCAACAGTTTCATGGTCGGGTCCTTGGTGTCTTGGTAGAGAAAGTGATTGCATGATAGTTTTCCGAACCAATCCGCACTAGACTGCAAAAATCGGAAACATTGTTCCATCAGCGAGACAATCATGCAGGACCTGAACGATCTGCTCTACTTCGCCAAAGTGGTTGAGCACGGCGGCTTCATGGCCGCCGGCCGCGTGCTGGGCATCCCCAAATCCCGGCTGTCCCGCCGCGTGGCGGAGCTGGAGCAGCGGCTGGGCGTGCGCCTGCTGCAAAGAACCACCCGCCGCCTGTCGCTGACCGAGATCGGCCAGCAGTACTACCAACACTGTCAGGCGATGCTGGAGGAAGCCGAAGCCGCCGACGAGGCCATCGCCCGCAGCAGCGCGGAGCCGCGCGGCCTGATCAAGGTCAGCTGTCCGGAACTGCTGTCCAAGACCCTGCTGGCCCCGGCCTTGCCCCGCTTCATGGCCCGCCACCCGCTGCTGCGGGTGCAGCTGGATTCCAGCAACCGGCGCGTGGACCTGATAGAAGAAGGGGTGGACGTGGCCATCCGCGTGCGCAATGTGATCGAGGACAGCGCCAATCTGGTGGTGCGCCGACTGGCCACCGCCCAGACCTCCCTGGTGGCCAGCCCGGCCTTGCTGGCCGAGCGCCCGGCGCCCAGGCATCCGGCCGACATGGCCGGCTGGCCGGCCTTGACCATGAGCCGGCCCGACGGCCGCGGCCAATGGGCCTTGCTGGATCAGGCCGGCCACGCCTACACCGTGCAGATAGACAGCCCCCGGCTGATGACCGACGATCTGATCGTGCTGCGCGACGCCGCCATCGCCGGCCTGGGCGTGGCCGCGCTGCCGGAACTGGTCTGCCACGAGGCGCTGCAGGCCGGCCAGCTGGTGCGGCTGCTGCCGGACTACGACATTCCCTGGGGCATTCTGCACGCCGCCTTCCCCACCCGCCGCGGCCTGCTGCCGGCGGTGCGCGCCTTCATCGATTTCCTCGCCACCGAGCTGATTCCGCCGGACCACCCGGTCTATCAAGTCGCGCCTTAAAGGACGAGACAAGGCGAAAACAAGCGAAA
It contains:
- a CDS encoding FMN-dependent NADH-azoreductase — protein: MKLLHLDSSILAANSVSRQLTAVVADTLRQRHANVETAYRDLAGQPIAHLSGEIIGANFTAEADWTATQRSEAALSNELIEEFLAADVVVIGAPMYNFSIPSQLKAWVDRVAASGRTFKYTENGPVGLAGGKKVIVVSSRGGVYSTEQGQLMDFQEDYLKTVMGFLGVNDVAFVRAEAVNMGEDKRATAIHAAKDAIAKLAL
- a CDS encoding LysR substrate-binding domain-containing protein, which encodes MQDLNDLLYFAKVVEHGGFMAAGRVLGIPKSRLSRRVAELEQRLGVRLLQRTTRRLSLTEIGQQYYQHCQAMLEEAEAADEAIARSSAEPRGLIKVSCPELLSKTLLAPALPRFMARHPLLRVQLDSSNRRVDLIEEGVDVAIRVRNVIEDSANLVVRRLATAQTSLVASPALLAERPAPRHPADMAGWPALTMSRPDGRGQWALLDQAGHAYTVQIDSPRLMTDDLIVLRDAAIAGLGVAALPELVCHEALQAGQLVRLLPDYDIPWGILHAAFPTRRGLLPAVRAFIDFLATELIPPDHPVYQVAP